DNA from Candidatus Eremiobacteraceae bacterium:
CGCTGCCCGCAAGCGCTCTCGCGAGCGTGGCCGGGGTTGACGCGTTGTCGTCGATCGCTATCTCGCAGCGCTGGCCCGATGGACGCGTGAAGACCGTGCACGTCGTCAGTTCGAGCGGCGCCGCTCAGGATATCGATGGCCACCACTTCTACTCTCGAGCGACCGCCGTGCTCGGTTACAAGGTGGTGCCGAGTTCGTTCTTCGATATCGCATCGTCGGGCGGCGGCTATACGCTGAGCGGCCACGGTGTCGGCCATGGCGTCGGCATGTGCCAGTGGGGCGCGCAAGGCAGAGCGCTCGCCGGCCAAAACGCCGCTGCGATCATCGGCGCCTACTTCCCTGGCACGACAATCCAACAGTTGTAGCGGTCGAGCTTTAGCTCGACCGAGTACGACCTTTCAGTTGGAAGGCCGCGGCGGTCGACCGTAAAGGTCGACCGCTCCATTGTCTTGGACGCTCTTCGCTCACATGCGTGCGATGCGGGCGAGGATATCGTCCTCGCCGGCCCAGATCGCATCGAGTCCTTGCTGCCAGTCGTCGACGAGGAATGCGTACACGACGACGCCATGATGCGCGGTTTCGACGTAGCCCGCGAGTCCGCTTGCGCCTTCTATATATCCATCTTTGCCGCGGACGCGGCCTAGAACGTCGGGCGCAAGGGGGCGATAGCGTACTGTACCGTCAAGAGCGACGCGCGGTAAGAGCGCGGCCTCTGCCTGTGCGTCCGACCCCCGCAGCATCGAACGCAGCGCGGCCGCGAGGGTAGCGGCGGTGACGTAGTCGGCCGCCGAAAGTCCGGATCCGTCGACCAGTGCATTGCGTGGATCGTCGGCACCGATCGATGCGAGGAACGAGTGCTCGGCAGCAAGTCCTCCGTCGAGCGTGCCCGTTCCCGACGCGTTCGCTCCGACGGCTCGCAGGAGCTGCTCGGCGATGTGGTTGTCGCTGTCGCGCGCCATCTGCTGGACGATCGACGCGACCGGCCGAGAGCGGTGCGCCCATAGCGTCGTCGATGCACCGGCAGGTGCTTTGCCGGTCGTCGCGTCGCCGGCGACCGCGACGCCGCCGGAATATGCGAGCGAGCGCAGCACGGTCGCCGCGACCGCTGTCGGTTTTGCGATCGACCGCCAGTATTTCTGAGGTGCGCCGTACGGGATCTGGCCCGAAAGCGCATAGCCCGAGCCGTCCGGCAACGGATCGATGCGCAGTGTGTTGTCGGCATATTCTGAGACCGAGCGGACTCCGCCGACGATCTTGCCGGCCGCACCCGGCGGGTCGACCTGGATCGTCGCGAGACCGCCGTCCGGATCGGGCGTGAGCGTGAACTGCACGGCGCCGTTGTCGATCGTGATCGCGCTCGGCGGCGCGGCCCAACCGTATTCGAGGTCTTCCGCATCCCACGTCTTGTTGACCGCGTCGGGGCCGTAGAGCGATCCATCCGAAACGACAGCGCCGCTGACGACGCCGATGCCCTCATCTTTTAGTCGATGAACGGCGCCGCGCAGATCGTCCGTCGCGAGTTCCGGGTCGCCGCCGCCGACAAGATAAAGGTCGCCGTCGAGCGTGCCGTCGCGGATGGCGCCGTCGGTGACGATCTCGGTCTCGAAACGATGTGTGGGTCCGAGATCGTGAAGCGCAGTCGCCGCGACGACCACTTTGAGCGTCGACGCGGGGACGAGCGGTACGTGCGCGTCGTGTTCGTAGAGAATATGTCCGGTGCGCGCGTCCACGATGACCGCGCCCGTCGTCGCGGGAAAAGCCGCGCCGTTAAGGATCGGTGCGGCGGCACGGACGACCTTCGACTTGTCGGCATCGCTCCACGCCGACCCATGCCGGACGAAGGCGCTCGTGAATGGCGGTGCGGTCGGAATCGTAGGCGTCGGAGCGGCGCTCGGTGCGATGCCGTGCATCGACCGCAGTGCGCGGACGCCGAAGGTGACGACGGCGATGACGACGATGAGGGCAAGGACGAGTCGAAGGCGATGCGCGATGATGCGACGACGCCGCCTGCGCGCAATGCTGCGCGGCACGTTGCGCAGCGGAACGTATCTAGGCGGACGACCTGCCACTCGTGTCTTCCCACCACTCCGGTCGCTCATCCCAGCGCGAGAACCAGTAGACGAGCGACTGCCACTTGCCGAATTGGGCGAACCTGCGTCTGATCTGCTTCTCCGTCGGTCGCTTGCCGCGGAACCATTCGCGCTTCGCGTACGCGATAGTCGCCGAGTCGACGGAGATGTGATCGTACCGTCCGAGCAGGTTCATGAGATAGTGCGCGGACGACTTGCCTATGCCCTTGATGCCGGTGAGCGCTTTGAAAAGCTCGTCGAGCTCCATGCCGCTCGTATCGGCATCGAGTTGGTCGAGGTCGATGTCGCCCGTCTTCACGCGCTTGGCAAGCTCGACGATGTACGGCGACCGATAGCCGGCGCGCACCTTATCGCGCAAGAATCGTTCGCCCTTGTGCGCGACCTGATCCGGGGTCGGCCACGCGCGCAGCGTCGGGTCGGACGGACAAGGATCACCCAGATCCGCGAGGCGGTTGATCATGACGACCGCCTGCTTCCACACGACGTTCGTGCCCAATATCGTCTTGACGACGTCTTCCCAGAGCGACGAGGCGCGCATGAGTCTCCCCGCTCCGGCACGTCGTGCGTCCTTGAGCTCCGGTAGCTTGCTCGCGAGCGCGTAGAAACCGTCGAGGCGCTCGTCGAGGTGAAGCATCGACCTCGCGCGCCGCGCCATCTCGTCGGCGACACCGGGATCGCGGGCGCCGTCGCCTGTCGTCGTGACGAGCACATCGCGATACGTCTTGCGAGCCGAAGCGTCTTCGGTCATCTCGACGAGAAAGATGCGTCCGTCATGCAGGCGTTCGACACGCTGGAGCGTGCGCCGGTCATGGAGCCATCGAAAAGGACGTGTTTGGTACCAGCCGTGACAGATGACCGTGGGAAATAGCCCGAACGGTTTTTTGACGGTGACGCGGACGGTTGCGGATTCCAAGAGCAGGCGGATTCTTTCGCGACTTCAAGGCAAAGCGAAACGTCGTGCACGCCTAAGACGCAACGGAAGCGATTCCCTCTTTGCCCTACAATATGTCGTCTTGGAACTCGTAGTCGAGATGGAACACGCGCATCGGAAAATACGCCGTGTCATGACGCGGCGCGAATTTCGTCTTCATCGCCGCGGTAAGCGCGGCGTTGTCGAGGTCCTCACTCTTCGATGATGATACGACGAGCGCCCCAGCGACGGCGCCGGAATCGTTGACGACGACGTCGATGCCGACTCCCCCGGTGACGTCGGCTGCGAGACTTGCTGCCGGATATAAAGGGTACGACTCGACGAGCGGCGCTTCGAAGCGGCGCGTCTCGACGCGAACGGTCGGCATCGGAAACTTGAGAACGCGTGGGAGCGCACCGGCCGCATCCGGCCGATCGATGAGCTCGTAGTACGTGCCGCATTGCTGTTGGCTGCCATCAGCATATTTCACGCTTGCGACCCAAAACTTGAGCGGATCGTCTCCTGTCCATGGCATCGTGGCGGTGATTCCTGCCTCCCCTTCCTTGTCGAGCGGCGGAACCGTGATGGAGTCCCACGGCACGATCACGGTTGCGAGGCCAGCATCGTAGAACTCGACGGTGGCCGAGACGATGTCTACACGCTTCGCCGTGAAGCTCATCTCGTACCAATCGGGTCCCCCTTTTGGCCCAACGTTGACGAGCACCATTTTCGTTACGTTGAGGGGACAACTCGGTTTCGGCGGCGATAGCGCAGGACCGCCGTCCACGCGGAACGTGTAGACGATGAGGTAGTCCAGAGAAATCGCGACTCCATCTCTCGTCGCGGGCTTGAATGTCGAGCGCTGTGCGGCATCGAGCGCGGCAAGATCGATGTCATCGTCCTGCGACGACTCCCAGATCATTGCGCGCGAAGTCTGGCCGTCGGGCGCGACCGTGATGCGTATGGTGACGTCTCCTTGCACGCCCGCATCTCTCTCGGCGGCCGGATACGTCGGCTCAACTCTGTTCTTGAAACTGGCGTCCGTCAAGGTATGATCGATGGTCGAAGTGGTGGCGATGGCACCATTGAACGGATGTTTCTGCGCGTTGAGCACTTCAAACCCCCACGGATTATTGTCAGTCGCGTTGAGTTCGACTTGTTGGCCGACGCACGGCGCCGGACTCTGACCAGGTGCCGGCGACACCGCGTCGACCGATGCGGCGACGATGTCGGCCTTTCGCCGGTCGAACGCGCCGAATGCGCTCGGCACGTCGCCCTTGTACGCCGGTTGCTTAATCGTCACGTCGGTCCACGGCAGCTTGAAGGAGCTCCCATTGGACAGCTTGACTGACAGCTCTGCGTTCGTTCCGGTTTGAGGGTCGCCATTCAATCGCACGGCATACGAAACGAAGTCGTGCGCGGAAGATTGCGCACCGAAGACGACCGACCGCAGCTGAAGAGAGCAATCGGCGGCTGTCGCCCGGATCGGCACAAGACTGAGTGCGACCACCACTGCGGCGATGATCATCCGCACCGATGCGCCCATACGGTAGTTAGATATCTTGCTCACGGCACGATGACCGGTGACGACCTGTGATGCGTCACGACTTCGTCGAGCTTCGTATCCGGTGCGGAGTTGCCGTGGATCACGAACTCCGCTCCCGTCACATCCGGCTCGACGTCAAGCGTGACGCGATACATCGTCTCCTTGCCGGACAGCCCGTGACCGGCGGCCGAAAACGCGGCTATCGAAGCCGAACATTCCTCGGCCCGCGAAGTCTGCGGTGAGAGCGCTAGTGCCAATGCGACGAAGGCGATGGATGATAGCAGCGATCTTACAAGCACCTGATGCTCCTCGATGCGAGCGCAGGCGCTCGCGAACACCTCCGGGAATCACCGACGCGTGACGACGGCCGCCGCTTCGACAGAAAGCGAACGGAAAG
Protein-coding regions in this window:
- the dacB gene encoding D-alanyl-D-alanine carboxypeptidase/D-alanyl-D-alanine-endopeptidase gives rise to the protein MPRSIARRRRRRIIAHRLRLVLALIVVIAVVTFGVRALRSMHGIAPSAAPTPTIPTAPPFTSAFVRHGSAWSDADKSKVVRAAAPILNGAAFPATTGAVIVDARTGHILYEHDAHVPLVPASTLKVVVAATALHDLGPTHRFETEIVTDGAIRDGTLDGDLYLVGGGDPELATDDLRGAVHRLKDEGIGVVSGAVVSDGSLYGPDAVNKTWDAEDLEYGWAAPPSAITIDNGAVQFTLTPDPDGGLATIQVDPPGAAGKIVGGVRSVSEYADNTLRIDPLPDGSGYALSGQIPYGAPQKYWRSIAKPTAVAATVLRSLAYSGGVAVAGDATTGKAPAGASTTLWAHRSRPVASIVQQMARDSDNHIAEQLLRAVGANASGTGTLDGGLAAEHSFLASIGADDPRNALVDGSGLSAADYVTAATLAAALRSMLRGSDAQAEAALLPRVALDGTVRYRPLAPDVLGRVRGKDGYIEGASGLAGYVETAHHGVVVYAFLVDDWQQGLDAIWAGEDDILARIARM
- a CDS encoding TonB family protein; amino-acid sequence: MSKISNYRMGASVRMIIAAVVVALSLVPIRATAADCSLQLRSVVFGAQSSAHDFVSYAVRLNGDPQTGTNAELSVKLSNGSSFKLPWTDVTIKQPAYKGDVPSAFGAFDRRKADIVAASVDAVSPAPGQSPAPCVGQQVELNATDNNPWGFEVLNAQKHPFNGAIATTSTIDHTLTDASFKNRVEPTYPAAERDAGVQGDVTIRITVAPDGQTSRAMIWESSQDDDIDLAALDAAQRSTFKPATRDGVAISLDYLIVYTFRVDGGPALSPPKPSCPLNVTKMVLVNVGPKGGPDWYEMSFTAKRVDIVSATVEFYDAGLATVIVPWDSITVPPLDKEGEAGITATMPWTGDDPLKFWVASVKYADGSQQQCGTYYELIDRPDAAGALPRVLKFPMPTVRVETRRFEAPLVESYPLYPAASLAADVTGGVGIDVVVNDSGAVAGALVVSSSKSEDLDNAALTAAMKTKFAPRHDTAYFPMRVFHLDYEFQDDIL